The nucleotide sequence AGTTTTGAGGAGTTATATGGATTTTGATGAACTTCGGGTTTGTGAACTTCTTTTCTCTTTATCAAACTTGGTGTTTTTCTTTTAGGTGTTGACGAATGTGTTTTCTTATAagtaattttcttatattttcgTCTTGCTTTTGCTGATTCTTTAATATTTTCTGATTTGCTTTTTTGGGATTTTCCAAATTTACAGATAACCTTATTcggatttttcaaaaatatttttatttttagtgtgcTAGTATTTCAtcactttttatttttgacaaGTTTCcagaatttgttttctttatcacACACCCAGATTATATTGTCAATCgaatctttttttggttcttttcaAATCTGTGATGAAATCCGGATAGGATTGGGCTCCTatacttttcctttttctttgattttttttaagctTTCATTTTGAAGGATGAGTTTTCGGAATTGTTCTTGTTATCACATATGGTATCTGTGTCAGTCATCAAATCAATATATGCAGTTGATTTTGGATTCTTTTCTAagttttgatgattttattgtTACATGGAATTTTCACTTTTATATCCTTAGTTATGTATATGACAACAttattctttgtcattttttaCAGTTCTCTGGATAAATACTTCTATTGAGAATAAAGAATCTATGAACTTTTATTATGTGCTAATCTTCTAATTTAAATGATTCTGGATGTCCAATTGACATATTATGCAACTCACCTTATATTCCCTTTGTTGATTACTCACCACTTATGCTTTTCGTCACCTATCCTATCTTGGATTTTAGCACGGAGTAAAAACCTATTTGAATTGTTGATTCCTTAATTTCATTGCCAGAAGTTATTACAGATGATATGGATGTCTGTTGTTCCTGGACAGctttttttccatttcttttcTCGTAAAGGTTTTAATTTGAGCTCAAAAGCTGTAATTTTACTTCTCTGTAATTTTATCCTCTGTTTCTTGCATATATTTACATCAGTATGTGCTGCCTTATTtgttgtgtgtatgtatgttgtTTTATAATTCGTTTTTACCAATGCTTTGAAATATACTATTGTAAAGTTtggctcttttttttccttcaagttCTTATGTTAATTGTCTATTCATtcatgttttttactttttaatggaTTTCTCTTTTCAGCTTATTGAAGCATGTGTGGTGGTCTGGAGAGATCAAAATCATCATCTAGTACATCTCCATCTGCTGTTGAAACCTCACCCAACTCTGACTCCAAAGACATGAATAATGTTACTGTTAAAAATGATGAAGCTTTTTCCTCCATTCTTGAACTTGCTGCTGACAATGATGTTGAAGGCTTCAAACGGTCAATAGAGCAGGATCCTTCATTGATCAACGAGTTTGGACCCTGGTATGGCCGCCAAAAGGGCTCGAAGCAAATTGTTCTTGATCATAGAACTCCATTAATGGTTGCTGCCACCTATGGTAGTCTTGATGTTCTCCAGCTAATAGTCTCTCTCTCTGAGGCTGATATAAATCTGACTTGCGGCCGGGAAAATACCACTGCACTTCATTGTGCAGCTTCTGGTGGATCCGTCAATGCCATTGATGCTGTTAAGCTGCTTATCACTGCCGGTGGTGATACAAGTTGTGTGGATGCAAATGGTCATCGTCCAATTGATGTTATTTTGGTGCCTCCAAAACAACCAAGCATGAGGGTTGCACTTGAAAAACTCCTCTCAGACACTTCTGACTGTGCTGTTGGAGGCTGCAGTTTACGTGTTTCCATTAGCCCCTCTAATTCTAGCTCTCCAACCCTTTCATTGTCGATGGAAAATGGGTCTCCACCTTCTCCTTCAGATTTGATATCTTCTCCGATGGTCATAAAAATCAATGATTTGGCTATTAGCTCTGCACCAGAGAAGAAAGAGTACCCTATTGATCTATCATTCCCTGATATAAAGAACAGCATCTATGCTACTGATGATTTCCGTATGTATTCTTTCAAGGTTCGACCTTGTTCCCGGGCATATTCCCATGATTGGACTGAGTGCCCTTTTGTTCACCCTGGAGAAAATGCCCGCCGACGGGACCCTCGGAAGTACCACTACAGCTGTGTTCCTTGCCCTGATTTCCGCAAAGGGGCTTGCAGGCGTGGTGACATGTGTGAATATGCCCATGGAGTGTTTGAGTGTTGGCTGCACCCTGCACAATATCGGACTCGACTCTGCAAGGATGGTACCAGTTGTAACAGAAGGGTGTGCTTTTTTGCGCATACAGCTGAGGAGCTTCGTCCCCTGTATGTATCAACCGAATCAGCTGTACTGTCGCCACGAGCATCGGCCTCTGCTGCTAATGTCATGGACATGGCTACCGCATTGAACCATTTTCCTGGTTCCCCGTCATCTGTCTCTGCCATGTCGCCTTCTCCATTTGCTCAACCCATGTCTCCATCTGCAAATGGCATTTCTCACCCATCTGGAGCTTGGCCCCCATCAAATGTACCAGCGCTCTATCTTCCTGGAAGCAACTTGCAATCCAGTCGCCTGAGATCTTCCCTTAGTGCCCGAGATATTCTCCCACCTGATTTCAATATGTTACCCAATTATGAGGCTCAGCAACATATGTCAAATGACTTGAACTGTTTCTCACAGATCCGCAACAATTCTACTCCTGTGAGTTGTTCTGGTCGGTCCAAAACGCTAATTCCTTCAAACCTTGATGAGTTGTTCTCCAGTGAAGTTTCTTTATCTCCCAGATATGCTGATCAGGCTGCTGGTGTTTTTTCCCCAACGCATAAGCCGCCTGTTCTCAGTCAGTTTCAGCAGCAACAGAGCATGTTATCACCAATCAATACTAGTGTATTCTCCCCAAAAAATGTTGAGCTCCCTCTGTTGCAGGCTTCATTTGGTGTTGGATCTCCTGGTAGGATGTCTCCTAGGAGTGTGGAGTCTATTTCACCTATCGGATCTAGGCTTTCTGCATTTTCCCATCGTGAGAAGCAGCAGCAACAGCTTCGCAGCCTAAGCTCAAGGGATTTTGGATCAAACTACCCAGCCTCTGTTGTTGGATCTCCTGTAAATTCTTGGTCCAAATGGGGCTCCCCAAATGGAAAAATTGACTGGTCGGTCAATAAAGAGGAGCAGGGTCTATTAAAAAGGCCATCTTCTTTTGAGATTGGAAATGACGGTGAGGAACCTGATCTGTCATGGGTCCAATCTCTAGTCAAGGAATCACCGCCTGAGATGATGAGAGACAAGTTGGCGGTTCTTGGCAGTGCTGCACCACCACCATCTTCTGGTGAAGGTCTGAACCCTAGCTCTCAAGTCGATTCCGTTGATAATTGTGAGTCTTGGCTTGAGCAGATGCAGATTGAGCAGCAGCAGCTCGTAGTCTTGTGAAAATGGATTCTTTGTTTCCTCTCATTGAGATAGGTGAAAAATTCCTGAGGTACATATTCTTTTTCGCTTACGTAGAAGTGAATTCAAGAAGGTGACAATTAGTGTAAGTTTCAAAGAGGGTCATCAGAAGGGTAAAGAACGAGTTGAAAGTTTCAGGAAActattcaaatattttttttaccatttgtTGTTACAGcagaattcatcaaaagatgaaGAAGCCTTCCTGGGCTATATCAAAGCTACTCAGTCCAAGTTTGTTTTTAGGATCATTTTTTATTGTGATTTCCTCGGCGAATTGCTTGTTTCATAACCAATGATTCCAAAGAGCTCTGTAAGTCTCATTCTCTTTAACCTTACTTGCTAGATGTATCAATAGTGATTCAACAAAGAAAGGTGCGGGGAGAGTTTATTGTAATTCGAATGATTAATTCCATTTAAAGGTGCTTTAAAGATATTATTTCAATACCTTTATTATCTTCTTCTCCTAGAAAAGGCAAATGGCTTTACTATTTGGCCCCATGATATGAATGAGGATTTGGTTCATGTCTTTTAGGGACCCCCCTCCAAGAGTTGGTGGTGTGCGCTTATTGAGATGAGAAACTTCCTGATTTTCCCTTTTTGTGACTTGATAATGATGCTTGTGGGATGTGTGTGAGGTTTCAGGACTTTTTTTGGCCTTTGATGGTGGGTTGAGGACTAGGTTGCTTGTTTTTGAAGTAGTGGTTTTAGTTCCTTTGATAAATGATCAATGAAATGAATTTAAACCAAAGAAACACAGGGTTGGTTGTGTTGGGATTCAGACATCATGGGAAAGTATTGTCATAATCAAAAGACATTTTGAGTAGGTCTTAGAAAAGTGGTTGTGAGTAATGTTTCTTGTGACTTGAAATGAGTCATCATTAGGTTAATCATAGTTATCATGTCTATGGCTGCTAATGTAGGAGATCCATCATCAAGCTCAAgcttttcctctctctttttttttcccactcctTTACTAGGCTTGTTTTAAGATGAACCAAAAAAAGTGTGGTAACTTGGTTAGGTTAGTGAAATGTATATAATGTTCGATAAGGCATTTCATTCTACATGTTTAAAGAGTGTCAATGTCAACAACCCTACATGGGCCTTGGACAAGTTTCCCATTGCTCTCAATGAAAGCCCACCCAAATGCCGTACTAATATATCTTAGCCCGTTACCCTTGAAGCATGGACTAGGTTTAGCTTCTTTTTAGCATTAATATTGTTattcattttaaatttttaaccCCAATCCATTTGGCATTTGGGATATCGATTGATTATGAACATAGATGTAAGATATTCTAAACATCGGGTTAATaacacttttggtcactgaaaaatGTCCCGTGTTCCAAATTGGTCTCTGACTCTCAAATTGTGTCAATTTAACCATCGAATGTTCAATTTGTTCCAAACCAGTCACCAGGGTAGAAATTGCCCAATTTTGATCAGTCAACCTACCTGCGTGGCAGGTTGACCGTTAACCACTAATGTCACATGGTTCATAATATCCTAGGtggatatatatttttaaaaaattgaaaatgttcGCTAGTGTATCAATGAAACAAATACAGCTGTAGTTACCATTAAACACAAATAAATGCATAAGATATGTTCCAAATCAGTCATTTAAAGAAATTTTATGTTCCACACAGCAAAATAACTACATAATTATGTCCAAATACATCCAAAAGACACCCAAAACAGAGGAATATATATACTAATTATATCATTGAAAGAGtttcaaaagagagagaaccaCATGTACATGCATCCAGGATAAACAAAACAGAGTGATTCAACCTACTACTAATACGTCCCTATGCTTCTTTCCTTGCATGAGTGACTGATTCTTGAGAAGCTTTCGACAATGCATGATACCTTGAGGTAGATGTGGATCCTTGAATAATAGTGTTTAACTTCCTCATAGCACTTGACTTGGTCCTTTTGCCAGGGCTGATTGTGATGCCACTTCTAGCATTCAAACCTATGCCAGGAACCCCACTTCTAACAGCAGCTACAAGCACCTCCGCCTCTCCCAGAAACTCCACCTCTCACAACACTTCCTCCTCTCCCAGAAACTCCAATAGGTTGCTGCCATTTGTAATAGGATTTGAATCGGTTTCGTTGATGGCTCTAAACAGAAGATGATGCGAAAATGGCTAGAAAAGCATTGATGAAGCCTATCTGCTTCGAATTGCGCTGTTGATCCCAGTTCAAGGCTAGAATCGCAGAGAAGATAAGCTATTCAAACTTGAGAGAGTAACTAGAGAGTAACTAGGGTTTGATTCGTGAAGGTGGAGGCAAATGGGcaagaatttctttttttgactttttattatttgttacaCATACCAACGGTAAACACTGTTGTAGTTCCGTTTGCCATGTTAGCAATTTTTAAGAGTGGTTAATGGTCAACCTGCCACGTAGGCAAGTTGATTGATCGAAATTGGGCAATTTCTGCCCGGGTGATTGATTTGGAACAAATTGAACTGTTGATGGTTAAATTGGCACAATTTGAGAGTCAGGAACCAATTTAGAACATAGACCATCTTTCAGTGGCCAAAAGTGGTATCAACTCTCTAAACATCCCACATGTGAGATATGCTATGGGAATGGGAaggtgggatttttttttttttttttatctcgtGAGCATTATGGCCCAATTCAGAAGAAGAGTTAAGAGTCACCTTTTCACCCGCATTAACTTCGACACATGAATACCTATTGCTAGTATGGTGCGGACTGTTCTGACGGTCCGAGATTTACTCCCAGAACATGATGGGCTGAGTGGGCTGGACGGCCTAGGTGGGCAGCTAAGTGTTGGTGACGAATTGGTACTGTTGCTGTGATTCAAAGTAGGATTGTGACTATCAAATCCTATCTTCCGAGAATGAATTCTTTGCAGTTTTACTTTCTACAAGGCTCGTTCATCATAAGAGACCATCACCAAGAACAACAAATTGAAACATCTCAGATTGAACTGCACTGGATGTTAAAAACCATATGAAAACATCTACAACCATATTAGTACAGAAGAGGTCTGAAGAGAGGATATTTATCGGATatcaaaagccaaaaaaaggaataaaagaaaGGCAGTATTGGGTGCAGAGTTGTATCCCTATGGTACAGAAATTCTTGATTTACACACTCTCCGACAAAAATCGACCTTTAAGAAAGCGCCAAGGTCCAGTTCCAGTTCCCATCCTGCAAATTAATAGCAGATCCATATCgaatcaaaattcaagagcataAACTACAAACATTTCATCATGAAAACCCACAAGACACTTTTGATTTGCAATGGTTGCTACTAGTTGGAAAAGTTACCTCCATACACCAGCAAATGTACGCAGTACCATATAGATAGTTAAAGCAATCCAGATTCCAACAAATCCATTGCTTTTCGAGAGAACAAATAAAGATGCAATGCTCGCTATGGCCACAAGAACCTGAAGAGGAGAATGCAAACAAGAAAAGATTAAGCAGTTTTTGAGAGTGCAAGTCATCATCATTCCTTTTGGTGAGATTATGTTTTCTAAACTTACCATGGAGTATGCAGAATATGCATAGTCAGAAGCTCCAAAATTCACTCCATCAAAGACAAAAGCTATTGAATTGATTGGTTGTGTAGCTGCGACAAACTGTTTGATAGACGGAAGAAATTTCGTTTAGTTGATGAAAGCAGTACAAGGAATTTATGCTTTTGGAGATTGTGCAAACAAAATACCGGGATGGCTATGCCTATAAGATGTAGAACATTAACGTCTTTCGAAAAGATTCCTCCTCCAAAGTGCAAACCTGCTCCGACAAAAAGAGCAAGCCCTATACCCAGAACAAAACTCATCTGCAAAATAGTCATTTCTCAGATTAAGGCTCTAAAATAGTTGAATGGAAATGAAATCCTAGAATAAAGGAAAGGAATTCATAAGGGGACGTGGATTCATATTTTTTGTGAGTCTtgacaaaaaaatttactaTGAGATGCAAATCAGAAGCAGCAGATGAAGCCAATTTCTGGATGTCGGCGTCTAAGAACATAAAGAAACCTACAAAAGGAATAAAGCAGCAGTCCACATTCCTCGAACCACATAACGGCATACCTGTAATACACGGGAGGCAGCAGCTGTCACCTTTTCATAGTCCCTCTCAGCAAATGCACTGGCCAAAATCGCCTACAAGTGAAGCAAAATATGAGTAAATAGAAAATCCTCTTACTGGTCTTAATTGGTATTGCAATAGAAAGTACGAGAAATATGCTCTGTAAAATTTTAATTCAAGGTTTATGTATCATTTGAAACACAAGGTGAGCAAACACTGTCAGAAGGCAGGTACTCGTCTTGAGGGATGGTTCATAGTTGTGGCtgcaaaaatttatttaatactCTCCCCCTCCCATGCCCGCTCTTGATTAGCTAGTTGACATTTTGTCATGGTTATATATTGTAGTTTGATCCAACTGCCAATAGCTTGCATAGGCAACTTCTTCAAAAAATGGGTGGAACAAAGTGAAGTTTTATTCCTTTCATAGAGCTGTGGGACAGAGTGCATTGAAATTGCATCATGAAAACTATTCCAAACCTCTGTAGAAATACcacatttatttattatgttCTTTGATTATGTCTAAACTAGTTATTTGAGCGGCAGGATTATCAAATGATTATATACGTTACAACCACAAAATCACtacaaaatttagaaaatagTGTAAGGTTTACTTACCTGTCCAGCAACAGCCAAACCATCAGCCAGAAGTGATGATGTCAACCAGACCTGCAAGCAAACCTGGAAAGCAGCCATAGGTGTTGAACCAAGCCTTGCAGCCTTTGATGCTGCCAAGGTCACACAGATTGTCACAGCTATTACTCTTGCTAACAACAGTAAACCTGCATCCCAAGCACAGAAATAGTTTTTTATAAGAATGTATAGAAAATCATTTAAACTTCATCTCAGGGATATAGGAAGAAATCCTCTgaccatttttgagaaaccgaCCAAACTGCAATTCCTTCACGCTAGGAGGTAAGAGGTCAACATCTTTCATCAGCCTCAACAAGAGGATCAGTGAAATCAAGTACCTAGAATGGTAATAATCAGGAAGGACAGACCCGTAAAGACACATTGCAATAAaagaattaaaacaaaattttattttggaaaaGGCATAAATATCCAAAAAAGTGAGTAAGAGTACCAATGCAATACTTACTGAGAAAGAACATGTGCAATGGCTGCACCACTGACACCCAAGCGAAAGACGAAGATAAATATTGGATCCAGAATGATGTTTAATAAATCTCCAGAAACTGTtgtagaaaaaataataaaaaaaagaaaagaagttaaaCCTGATTTCAAGAATGCCCTGTTGGAAAATACAAATGCATACATTTATAGAGGTAACTTCATTTACTCTTTACAGCATTCCTTTCTGACTTGTCATATTCTTAGTTATATCCTTgtctaaaatatattttctcacTGCTACTACCACTCAATCAGAAACATTCCTCCATCAAAAATTTAAGGACACTGTTCTTCGAAGGTATAAAAGTGAATGATTTAAAATTAaccatgcaatttcaaaaaccTTTCTTAACGCGGTATTAATAAACCTATTACTTGGCAAGAATCATAGTGGATAATTTATTCAACAACTCTTTTATGGTCATTATGTTCCTCTACTTAACTATAAAAGCTTTTACCACTCTCGGGTTTCATAAGGCGCTTAATTGATATTTCAAAGGAGTTGAATCAATAATTTCCTTGTCTACAGCAGGTAACACCATATAAGTTAAATCAATCATATGGGGCTTAATAGTGAACATTCGGCTGCTTCTATAATTTGTTAGAATATGCACATTAACAGATGGAGAAGTGGACATGCACTCACTATCACATATGTGCATGAAGAATGGTGCAGTCAGCTAACTAATCAGATTAGCTTTGCTTATGCGGGCAAACTGTTAAGCAAAATATATATTCCAGTGTAAATTATGTCTCTCTTTGCCAAATCATGAGGTCACTTAATTTGAGAGAACAATTTTAAGGAAGTCCACAAACAAGAACTGGGGGAAAATGGAAATCTCAGCTAACCAGTGGCATATAAAGGAGTTGTTGTATCCTTAAATCCTCGAAAGACCCCTTGCATGGCCAAAGATAGGAGAACTGCAGGAGCACCAAGTGATCTTAATGTCAAGTACTTCTGTGCAGGGGCTAGCATAGGAGAACCCTGTCCAGTAAAAGAGTTGTGGTCAATTGCCTATCAAATGCAAAGCTGGTGACAGCTCTATATTGCAACATTTTAGTAGTAAGAATAGACATCAAGTGGTACATTCGAATAACATGCATACAGCATTACTGCTCGTGTAGAGAAAAAATTGAATACATCGGAGTGAAATCATAAAGATGTCGGTGTCTAAGTGTGTGTGTTGCCCTTTCCCACTATTCATTGCTtccctataaaaaaaaagtaaagaataTAGATGATACTGCAAATTTTCGCCTCTGCAATTTTACAAGTGTCAAAACCTGACTTAAAGGGAATCATTTCAGTTTTGGAATCAGATTATGGAGAACCGCTTCTCCATCCATGGGAATTTTTTCTTGCTCTGCAATGTTAGAAGTGGCAATACTTGTGCTAAGGAAATCAGCATAGCTTTAAGAATAAATTTGCATTAAACTTTCCAATTCATATCCACTGCATGCAAGCCATATAGTCATAAAAATCAAACCCAGTAAAGGAAAACTGGAAATCAATATTTCAGCCAAAAATCCATGTTTTATCTAGATAAGAAAATCTCAATGGCCTCAAAATAAATCACAATAGAAAGAGATGAAAGGGTAAGACTATTAGTTCTTTTAGCACCAGGTTTATTCATATAAACAACTGAAAATGTCACCAAAAAACTTCAATAATTAAACTGATTTTTTGAGTAGCTGGATAAAATGCATAAAAGATCAGAGGAAGATCCAAACAAGATGCATAGAGcatcaaaaaaaattctacCAATAAAAGATATGTAAGACACTTACAGATTTAACTCCCATAAGGGATAAGAGAGTTTTTGCCCCAAATATAAGGACAATTGCCTGCAATAAACCAAGAATTCCTCCAATAGCAAGTGCTGTGGATGCTGAGGGAATATGCCGCTTCTTATTGAACTTACGTTTGCTAGTATTGCTATCAATAACAGATGGAGACTTGCTCGTAACCACCTTGGAATCTGACGAAGAAATTACCCAAATCAGGGATCATAAAAAGTCTCTTTAAAGAGCAACTATTAGAAATGCCACATTAACTGGTGAAAtctaatgaaaataaaatcttcAAAATCTGAAGGAGTACCATCCTCTGGCATTGAGTCTTTTGTTCCACTGCCTGTAGCTTCACCTTCTTCAGACTTCATGAGCATGGCATTCTCAGGCATCGCCTCTTTCATCTCAACAGTCTTAACCGAACCCTTCTCAACGTCCTccacttttgatgctttagcaTTAATTCTTGCAATGGTGTCATCCTCAGCAACAAAGGAAGTTGTTATACTGACCAGTGGGAATACAGTCACCCTTGAAGCTTGATTGAATATGGCAATAGAAACTCCTACAGCAGCCAGTTCCACAGGTCCTGTAATGGGAAAAATCTGATGTTCTAAAATCATAGAAACATAATATAAACCAAAAACCTTAGAACAGGTCCAGAAATTTTTCTCAAGGTTCAGAACTGTGAGCCGAAGTCAGTTCATGATATAGTTGggaatcaaaagaaaattttaacttGGCTTTCAAGTTCTAGCATGTCTCCTTTTGAAGATGAAAAACGATAAAAGCATATCCAACATCTTAATAGTTGTACCTTATTGCCAATCAGAAGTCACTTCCAAAATCATATCTTCAAACATTTTACAAGTTAcaaatttaaattcaaataGCAATGCCCAGATGGTTGCTGTGTAGTGCTACTCCTAAGTCCTACCACGTAGTATCATTTTTAAGACAAATGAACTGAAACATCAAAAAGGCCACACTGTCTATCAACAGTAATTTCAGCATAAATTTCGATAACAGAAACCATAAACTCAAATAATGTAGAACATGAAAGCAGACCTAAATGACCAATGAATGCCGTGTCAATGAGAGAAGCAACTGGGTCAGCAGCTAAAGCTAGTGCAGCAGGAAATGCAATCTGTAGTATCTCCCGACCAAGTGAGTCCATCTTGAAAACATTTCTGGAATTACATTTGTAGAAGCAACGTTAGCTCATGAAAATATTTAAGTTTTACTTTCAAATGAGACGTGTCAAGTGACAACCAAGGTCATATACTTCTATCAACCAACTACAGATGAAACCTGCACATAAATTGAGACCGAAAAGAACGTATTGATTATCTCCTGGCTATGCAATAACATATATATCCGATTCAACAGGAGAATTGAAATTAATGTATAAATTTTCCTCAAATAAGTCTCATAAAAAACCCATCTGTATACGGCCTCTCACAATATCTCTAGATAATGTAAATTTAAGAAACAAAACACCATATGTGAAGTAGAACAGCAACTATTACACATTTTGATCTTACCTTGCATCTTTAAAGAAGACTAAGAATGGTATCTTCGGGTTGGTTTGGGCCGGTTGTAATTCCCTGTCCTCAGCCATCTTATTAATTGCTGAAAAACCTCAACTTTAGACCAACAACTTGATCAACTTATGGATCTGCCTCAAATTTCGAAGATCACGAGCAAAACTTCACAATCTGAAGATTAAAAGAGATCGGAATTATACAACCAATTTCAATCACAAATCCTATACATAATAATTCTTTCTTTCAACATTCAACAAAATTCTACCTGAAGAGGCAAGAATACATCTTCCCAACAAGAATATGCATACAATGAAGTTAAGTTCTTTGATCGAGATATTACGAATGGTATAAAAATGCGGTAGTAGTTGGGAAAATGCCAGAGCCAGTATTCTTAaacatttaaaaatatattttcttaatcAAGGTAGTTAAGCCTCCCTCAGTTCTGCAAACAGATATTTTAGTCAACCTTGTGAGCAGACTTTGACATTATTGAAATATGTGCAGGTACTTCCCTACCAGATGTACTTCCCCACCAGATTTTGGATTAATTAAACTGACTGAAAGGACTTAAAGTTTACCACAAAAAAAGACAAACTGAAGATGCGACTCTTTGCCTAGAATCTAAAAGATGCATATTAACTCCCCACTAAACATTATTCCATCAAGTATATTCAAAGCTAACAAGAAGTTTATAAAACTTCAGGGAAGCAGAAGATATTTTGAGCTGTCCGTAAAACTTTCTGACTAAAAACTTGGCGGACATACAATAAATCATCTCCAAAgactcaaaacaataaaaaaaagaagaaaaatactgAGTTTAAAGGGCATAGGGAAGGAGAACTTGCTTGGAAATGTGGACTACTACATAAACAATGCATAGCCTCCCTCAGTTATGTTTTCCCTTGATAAGCATACAAACAGACACATGAATTCcctaaatcaattaaaaaaacaagAGTTGAAAATGAAGGCTCTGTCCAAATGTATGCTGACCTTCCTTGTGAAGAAGATTTgtccaactcttttcttccccaaataaagctaaactagtaacaaccTACACAATTTTGACCCAAGGACTTATTTTAATTCCACAATTCCAGTCCTAAAATATGTTAAAttcatgaaaaaagaaaagaagctcTAAAGGTGGAACTGGTAACAACTTCAGGTAACCTTTGGACATTTAACCCACCGACACATGACATTGGAGAAAGAAATCCAAGCACAGATATTCAACTATAAGTAGTTTGGCCGTCCAAGAACTGCACCATACCAGGTATCAATGTACACGAATGTACGAATTTCCAAGCTTCATGTGTCCTAGATCAATGGAAAGCTTaataaacaataaataattGGATATACCTCCACTGGGTATATGTAAACTAGATGAACAACATGATgggtaaaaattaaataaagataaaaaggtCACCTGAATCATAGACAATCAGAAACATGGCGGTTTCCCACAAGTTCG is from Tripterygium wilfordii isolate XIE 37 chromosome 14, ASM1340144v1, whole genome shotgun sequence and encodes:
- the LOC120015079 gene encoding zinc finger CCCH domain-containing protein 30-like, coding for MCGGLERSKSSSSTSPSAVETSPNSDSKDMNNVTVKNDEAFSSILELAADNDVEGFKRSIEQDPSLINEFGPWYGRQKGSKQIVLDHRTPLMVAATYGSLDVLQLIVSLSEADINLTCGRENTTALHCAASGGSVNAIDAVKLLITAGGDTSCVDANGHRPIDVILVPPKQPSMRVALEKLLSDTSDCAVGGCSLRVSISPSNSSSPTLSLSMENGSPPSPSDLISSPMVIKINDLAISSAPEKKEYPIDLSFPDIKNSIYATDDFRMYSFKVRPCSRAYSHDWTECPFVHPGENARRRDPRKYHYSCVPCPDFRKGACRRGDMCEYAHGVFECWLHPAQYRTRLCKDGTSCNRRVCFFAHTAEELRPLYVSTESAVLSPRASASAANVMDMATALNHFPGSPSSVSAMSPSPFAQPMSPSANGISHPSGAWPPSNVPALYLPGSNLQSSRLRSSLSARDILPPDFNMLPNYEAQQHMSNDLNCFSQIRNNSTPVSCSGRSKTLIPSNLDELFSSEVSLSPRYADQAAGVFSPTHKPPVLSQFQQQQSMLSPINTSVFSPKNVELPLLQASFGVGSPGRMSPRSVESISPIGSRLSAFSHREKQQQQLRSLSSRDFGSNYPASVVGSPVNSWSKWGSPNGKIDWSVNKEEQGLLKRPSSFEIGNDGEEPDLSWVQSLVKESPPEMMRDKLAVLGSAAPPPSSGEGLNPSSQVDSVDNCESWLEQMQIEQQQLVVL
- the LOC120015751 gene encoding protein DETOXIFICATION 43-like, encoding MAEDRELQPAQTNPKIPFLVFFKDARNVFKMDSLGREILQIAFPAALALAADPVASLIDTAFIGHLGPVELAAVGVSIAIFNQASRVTVFPLVSITTSFVAEDDTIARINAKASKVEDVEKGSVKTVEMKEAMPENAMLMKSEEGEATGSGTKDSMPEDDSKVVTSKSPSVIDSNTSKRKFNKKRHIPSASTALAIGGILGLLQAIVLIFGAKTLLSLMGVKSGSPMLAPAQKYLTLRSLGAPAVLLSLAMQGVFRGFKDTTTPLYATVSGDLLNIILDPIFIFVFRLGVSGAAIAHVLSQYLISLILLLRLMKDVDLLPPSVKELQFGRFLKNGLLLLARVIAVTICVTLAASKAARLGSTPMAAFQVCLQVWLTSSLLADGLAVAGQAILASAFAERDYEKVTAAASRVLQMSFVLGIGLALFVGAGLHFGGGIFSKDVNVLHLIGIAIPFVAATQPINSIAFVFDGVNFGASDYAYSAYSMVLVAIASIASLFVLSKSNGFVGIWIALTIYMVLRTFAGVWRMGTGTGPWRFLKGRFLSESV